From the Falsirhodobacter halotolerans genome, the window TCGTCCGCCACCTTCGCCGCCTGTTCCAGAAGCCCCACCGCCGTCTCTGTCTCGCCCCGCGCCTGAAGATCCTGCGCAAGCTTCAGCATTCGCCCCTCCTCGCCCGCCGGGGGGCCGGACGGATCGGGGGCGGCGCAGGCGGTCAGCGCCAGACCGGCCGCCAGCGCGGCGGGAAAAGAAAGACGTCGCATCATGTCACCTTGGCATTGTTCATCATGACGGTCCTACATCGGTTTCATGACAATCCCGCGTCGATGCCATGAGCGGGACGAGCGAGGAGAAAAGCCTTCCCGCCTCGGACAAGAAGCTGCGCGATGCGCGTGGCAAGGGGCAGGTGGCCAAAAGCCAGGATCTGGTGACCGGCATGACGCTTCTGGCGGCGGTGATCTATCTGGGCGTCGTTCTGGCCGATCGGCAGGCGCAGGTGCGCAGTCTGGTCGATCTGGTCGCCGACCGCGCGGCGCGCGAACCGCTTGCCGACGTCTGGCCCGAACTGCGCGCGGCGGCGGCCCAGATGCTGATGGGCACGGCCGTGCCGCTTTTGCTGCTGACACTTGCGGTGGTCATCATCACCAACCTGACGGTGATGCGGGGCTTTGTCTTTTCCACCGAACCCGTGATGCCGAAATTCGAAAAGATCAGCCCCGTGGCCGGCGCCAGGCGCGTGTTTTCGTTGCGCAGCGTGGTGGAATTCCTGAAGGCGGTGGTGAAGATCGCGGCGATGGGGACGGCCTTCGTGATCGTATTCCGAAGCGGGATCGGGGCGCTGCTTCTGTCGCCGTCCTGCGGGGCCGACTGCATCCGCGCCAGTTTCGA encodes:
- a CDS encoding EscU/YscU/HrcU family type III secretion system export apparatus switch protein, with translation MSGTSEEKSLPASDKKLRDARGKGQVAKSQDLVTGMTLLAAVIYLGVVLADRQAQVRSLVDLVADRAAREPLADVWPELRAAAAQMLMGTAVPLLLLTLAVVIITNLTVMRGFVFSTEPVMPKFEKISPVAGARRVFSLRSVVEFLKAVVKIAAMGTAFVIVFRSGIGALLLSPSCGADCIRASFDGMVRPLMLTAIASFLIVGMIDVMVQQWLFRRDMQMTKSEMKRERKDAEGDPAILQQRRQQRREMQASASKVGIAQASVVIGTAGDWAVAVRYVRGETSVPVVVARATPAQSAALMAEAQARAVPVVGDTALAALLARTARTGDPVPTAQFQRVADILVGARLI